The Amaranthus tricolor cultivar Red isolate AtriRed21 chromosome 2, ASM2621246v1, whole genome shotgun sequence genome contains the following window.
TTAAGACACCAATAACTTCAACAtgcttttttatatttattatttagctTACGGATGATGGCTATTTCATCTATTTGATGGCAAATTACATCTGATCCTAATGTACGAGTTACTTTGTTGCATGCTCTATTGCTTGGCTGGCAAGTTGCGTGAGTTAAAAAGGACTTTAAATGCAATGTAAATTGGCAAAGGGCATTAGTTTTACCGTTAATTTCCAAATTCTTGTACTTTTCTTTTGCTTTGTAGTTTGCACCATTTTCTCTCTTTCCTGGATATGCAAGCGAGAGGTGCATATTGGGTGCTTCGTTATGATTCTATTATAACTAGTAGGATAAGTTGGGTACAGTTGTTAGTGTGAAAGGGAAAATGGAGACAATCTAAGtgataaatagaaagatttttagATTTATGGGTGAGATTTCTAGCCTCTTCGATGTTTGGTATATCCTTTTCTTTCTGTATTATCAGCaaactttattaatattgtcTTCAGCTTCATTTTTTCAGCAAATCTCCATTTCAGATCAGAATTATAGAACAGTAGAAGCTATTTATTGATACAAACTCTATAAGAATCCCAAGTGTTGGTACTTGAACCCTTTCAGCGCGCATTCTTTTTCTTATAATCTCTGTTGAAATTATCACTATCCGCCTTCTTCTGCGGTTCACTTGTGTTTTCCTGTGGAGAAGATCTGAAAAATTGGAAATAGGTGCTTTTGTTGAGGATTAGCTCGTACTATTGCAAGGCAGTTTcttctttattttaaagaaaaatcagtGGCTTGCTTGTACCATACTCTTAAATGGCTGGCAATTTCCTTTGGTGTTTAATGTATGAAACTTTAGGTAAAAAAGGTTTGATATTGCACTACTGCATAATTCTTTCTGCGGTCCAGACCTAATCTGATTTTGCAGCTAactttgaagaacttaaactcATTTGTCTATTTCCTGGGTTTTGTCATGATACAGTTGCAAAAATCTCAGTAAGgaaaatttttagatgtgtgCTAATCTTTCCATCTCATGACACATATGCTTTCTTTATGGTAGATGACCAGCGCTTGGACAAATATGGGCTTTGGAATTCATAGGGATGTAGAGGGGGAGTAGGAGATAATTGGGTGGAGTAATGGGTTTATTAAATGTAATGGAGGTCCTTGCTCATTGTTTGGAGCTATGCATCTGCAAAACTTGAGAAAGCATTGGCGATCAAAAAATATGTCAAATAGATATTAGCCTTGGAGCCACTTGGAGCATATGAGCTATGGAGCTTATGGAGCATCGCTCACCTCAAGGATTGCTCTCTTGGTTTGCTTCATGGTTTTGGCTTTGACTTGCTTTAGTTATTGTCATATTTATCGAATGAAAATGAAATCAACGGCTCCTTAGATTACTCATGTTTGTGtacatttttacataatttttatttactctAATGTCTGTATTTGTAATTGGGTTTGCAGTGTATCTTTGAGCAGAGTGATCAAGTAGATAAGAAATGAGTAGCCGTTTTTCTCGTACCATCTATGTTGGCAACCTACCTGCCGATATCAAAGAACATGAGGTTGAAGATTTATTCTACAAGGTTTGATTCTTGGACTCCAGTTTGTGAGTGCTTTAGCTACCTGTGAATTCTTGCATTCACTTTTTGTCTGTGTTAGCAATCTCCATATAAACTAGTTTAAGTTTCTCTGTTGCTGCCCCCTTGTTTATTTCCTTTTGTGTTGTGTATTTGTGGTAAAATTAACTATGTGCATAAATTATAGCTATCTGTACTGATTCTTGAAAGGTCTCCCCCCCGCGGGCTTTTTGCCTCAATTGTTTGGGTAATGGCTTGCAAAAAAACTCCTGGAGTAGAAATGCATCTAAAATATCTTTGTATATTATGTTCCTCATCTTTTCCTTGGAATGCTTCAGTTTCCGTGTTACAAATTTGAATTGATTATCTATTAATGGTGGTGGTCACTAGATATATGCATCTTTTTTAAATGGTAATCTCCCAATCAAGAGTCGTGGGCTATTCTAGTCACTAAGTTGCTTGTAATAGATACTAGATTTCATGACTAATTATTTTTTGCTTCGGTGCAGTACGGTCGTATATTGGATATTGAATTAAAACTTCCACCTCGACCTCCTTGTTATTGCTTCGTGGAGGTATTCATTTAGCATTTTTTTCTATGATAAAAATCTTTGTGTCGACGCTTCATATGGATAATTAAGAGCTGTATGCTTTAAATTAATAGTTTGAGAGTTCTCGTGATGCGGAGGATGCTATTAGGGGACGTGACGGCTACAAATTCGATGGTTGTCGCCTAAGGGTAATATGTTATTGCTTACTTCTACAGTTCTATGTGATAACTTACATTTTTGATTCCTTATGTTGATGGTCTCCATTATAGGTTGAACTTGCACATGGTGGTCGAGGATCATCATCTGTTAGTGAACGTCGTAGTGGAGGGCGCTATGGTGCATCTCGTCGTACTGAGTATCGAGGTTTGTTTCGAGATTTTTTATAGTCTTCATTTTTTGAATATAGAAATTAAAGATGGACTTGAAATGCAGTGATTGTTCGAGGACTACCATCTTCTGCATCGTGGCAGGACTTAAAGGTGTATTTCTGTCTAATGCTGTACTAACATTTTATTAAATGTCTCATGAGGTAGTTTTGTCATTTTAAccccttttttaattttaggatCACATGCGAAAAGCTGGCGATGTTTGCTTCGTGGAAGTTTCACGTGACAGTGAAGGTATTGTTTCTGTCTGAAGCTATTTTTGTCAGTTCCCCCAGTTGTCTATGTTAAAAGGAAAGTAATTTGCTGTCTGGTTAAACTCTGAACCTGATTTGCATGATGTAGAAGACCTTGTAATTCTTTTGGAGGTGAAGGACATATTGGTACTGTATCTATGATATTCTTGCTTAAACTCTTAGACACCAAGGCTTAAGAATTGCAACTTTGCATGTTTTCCCAGTAGATCCCTTTGTACATCATACTAACAGCAAATGTGCTGATATAGTTTACTTAGGTCGTGTGATGACATGCATTCCTTTTTATTTGCAACGATACAGCTAGAAGGTGGTGTTctaaaacaatgcaagtttcaAATTAAGATTTTTGATTATTCTGTGTATGCCCATTGCATACATTGTTGTAGATCTCTGTTAAGTTTgaatataattgattattgtcTGATTTTGAGTTGCTGCGTTCTAATTGAGCTGAATGGCTTTGACAGTCCATAAATCAGTTTAGCTTGTTGATGTAGTTGGCTGCTCAACTTATTCTACAACATGCACCCACATGTATTGAGTTACTTATCTGAAGCTTTTAGAATTCCATGGTTTTCTTTCTCTTGAATGCCATCGCGTTTTCGCAGGAACCTTTGGTTTGGTTGACTATACCAACTCTGAAGACATGAAATATGCTGTAAGTATTCAACTGTGTCTAAGTGGATTGTGTTGAGTTTTCACTTGCTACCTTCTGATGCTTAGTTTTGGTGTGATTATTATGGTATTATTTAGCTCCGGAAATTGGATGACACTGAATTCAAAAATCCCTGGGCAAAATCTTATATTCGGGTGAGTAATATTTCTTATTGAATGATTTTTCTGCTGAGGATCAGTTTTGTCTTGATCCCATGTTTCTACTTGACCATCATTTTATGCACCTTTATTTATAATATCACCCAACTATTTGCTCCGTcttgaatattaattttatttatccaAAATCATAGGCTTCTATTAATGCTGATCTGCTCTATatcttttttcttctatttagTCTCGTCACGACTTCTGTCTTCTTGTTGCCTCCTTAGTGGTTGGTGTAGTAATCATAACTTCCTGTTAAGTAGGAggcaataaataaatatatatgaacttTTGTATGTAATGTTTGATGTGTATGTCCATGGTTATTGAATTCCaacttggtttttatttttaagttctcATTGCCATTCATTGCCACCACCTTGAAAGTAGTATTGAATGGTATGGAAAGATAGACAAATCCGTCATTATCCACCAAATTTATACCCATACCCCCACCCCATTTGAAGTGCATACGGTGTGAAATTTGCATTTGTTTGCTAGCCATCCCTAAGTAGACATTTGGAGAATGCCCAAGCATTTCTGCTGGCATAGATACAGTGTGAAATTTTGGTACTCTAGTGTTTATGTTCCATTAGGTTATGTGCGTGGTTTCAAGGACATGTTGTCTGTCATTGCAGGTGAAGAAATACGATGAAAGCCCTACTAGGAGTCGCAGCAGGAGTAGAAGCCCAAAAAGGATCAGAAggtatttttctttattaaattattaatactGTTTAGTTTTCTGAGGAACTTGGATTGCCTGAGATTGttggtgattttttttaattgtgctGCAGCAGATCACCAGAAAGATCAATCTCTAGGTCACCTTCTCGATCAAGGTCTGCATCTCCTGTGAAATCAACCAGGTAAAACTGTTAATGATACTGGAATCTCTTTGTTTTCCCGAATATCGGCTTGCATCTTAGTTTTTCTCCTTTGTGCAGGCCAAAGTCTAGATCCAGGTCTAGGTCGAGGACCCCTTCAAAGTCACGGTCAGGGTCTGGATCTCCTTAATAATATAATAGGTGCGCCTTTCTGTTCAAAACCTTTAGATCAGCTCAACGGATTTGTCTTGTTTATGTTCGTTAGTATCAGTTTGTATATGATGTACTGTTCATTTCCACCCAATTCAACATTTTTATGCGCTCAATTCTTTTCTTATAGTTGATATGCCGATCGGGTCAGATTAATGTCCGTGTTGTATCAATCCAATGAGTTAAGCTTCTGCAAATCCGCAGCATTGCATGAACTTGTGACAACCATCGTAGTCAATTTTCCATTGTAACCGTGTACACTAGTCATAAGGAAGTTTATTAGACATCCGGTGTGCTTAGCTTAGCAGCTCTAGAGTTTGCAGACATTTGTTGAAGTATGTATTTTTATTCACATTGCTGCGTGTTTTGCTTCTAGTTTTATTTGGGGATTAGTTAAAGTTTGAGCATTGCTATATTCTTGTTATGTTTCACTTTTGACCGTATAACCTTTCATGTTCTTGCTTATTCGAAATCAGACAAATCATGCTTTCTCATTCTTAGTATTACTacaacggcccgtttggttagtggtactaaatggtggtaatgaaaatggatagtggtactaaatggtggtaatgagaatgatttatagtgtaaagttTGATCAAGAGTTCCATATTATTCTCATGGTAATggaactttgatcacaaaaaagttttttgtttataaattttcattaccacttaaCACTATCTATCCCAATGAAAATGTATTGGAATGAATCTtatgaagaaaaaatgaaatgattgaagttggacaagcatagTTATTAAGGTagctaagagatttttcaattaaaattatactTATTTTTCACTTTCATGATCActatttattaccacctaccaaatgggccgtaaatataatacatttctaaTATAGATCTCTCTACCTCTGTCCGTCACTAATATTTTGCAACACTAACAATTAGCATAATTTACACAAGACATGCTAAAATGATGGACAAAAATTGGTATGATTTAAAGTGAGAAGatgtgataaaaattaaagaaattaatgaAAACGAAATGTTTGAAAGTTAAGGAGacatactaaaataaaaaatgtgacaattttttaggaaaaaatgaGAATATTACTTGAATTTGTGACCAAATTATGTGTCAATTGGTGTTATAACAAATCTATAGTTAAATGTATCCCTTGAGGTTATATACTTGTGCAATTTTTTTAATCACATTATTTGTATAAAATTAGATTTTCTATTATGTCCTACACTATTTTTTCGTTACTTTGGATTTTCATTATCTTAATGTTATTAAGGATCCGCTTGGCttgaatgtaaatatttaaggagttaataaaagttaaaagtagaaaaataaagttaattagatAGAAGATTAATAAATGGGATTGTTAAAGAGGTGAAAGAATTGGttagaaagtaataaaaaatgaataaaacataattagttTTCTCATCTTGGGGTATTAATTTATGGTCGGTGAGGGAATACTTTTCACCAAATGAGAGAAAttattctctttatttattcattttttaaaatttactctcattctatatcgttcacaattatttcaattattctATTTGcatctttatttatcattttttcattagtttgactttttctGCTTCTTATATATTTACACTAAATCCAAAAGTTCACAAGTAAAAATTACAATTGACATTTCAACATGTTAATTTTGCTGAAATTTCAACACACTAATTTCGAAAAATCATTAAGAGCATCCTTATCaacaacttaataaaaaattattcactattcattttattttctaatgatCTTTTGCCGGAATTCTCATATAATTCACTTTAAAcccaaattaattaatattatgtttaagaatgataattttatttaaaaatatagattTGATCCAAATTTAGTATtcgacaaataaaaaatttttaaatttaaatttgagtcaaattcACCATTGttataaaattagttaaagatcagaatttgaaaatgactttcAAACCTTGTTATTCTCAagtttttcatttatgatttcataattaaaatttacaatttaaaataaaatgtatgttTTCAACCACAACCTAAACATACCgacaaaaaaaaggaaaatgagtattgtttttagagaacgtgaaaaacaaaatttcTAAAACATTAAGCACGCTCTAACGAGCTTCCATCTCTGAAATTGATGCATCATTCAACGAACCTTGCTCTACATCATAATGTGGGTGCTGTTCTTTTGGTAAACTCATGCCTAGGAAGAATGCTGGTTTCTTTGGTTTAGGAAGGTGATTAGTGTCACCGGCAATCATATTTATGACAGTCGACATTGTTGGTCTGTCGTCTGGATTCTCTTGCACGCATAACAGACCGACATTGATGCACTTCATCGCTTCTTCATGGTCGCTTTTACCCATAATCGCGGTTTGGTCAATCAACTCCGAAGCTCTGTCTTCTGCCCACAATTCCCATGCCTGTAAAAATAGTTTTACAGTGTGTTTAACTGCTTACTACTGCTCGAGTTTTAGTGTTAGACTGAAACTTACGTATCCTGTAAGGTTGAGTGTGCGGTCTGAGGAGTACGATTCGTTGTTCTTCTTGCTACTGATAATCTCTAACAGTAAAACCCCGAAGCTAAAAACATCAGATTTAACTGAAAAATATCCATCTAGTGCATATTCTGGAGACATATAACCACTGCACCAATGAATGAAAGTAGAAGAAATGTTAGGTAAGGTAGCCTTTAACCAGCTTTGATGTTCTACCTCGGTTTAGATTTAATTGTTACATTACTAGCTCTTTAAATAACACTCGACAAGAGAATAGGGGTGTTCATAAACGGATACCCGGAAAGCCGGGTACCCAGTTAGTCGGGTACCTATTTTATCGGCCCTTGTCCCGAGCCAATTTGTTTGAACTTACACCAAAGCCGATTTCGCAAAATAGGAACAAACAATCCAACAGTTGATGAAAGAAATTGTAAGTGTCGGGTTTTTTTTGGAACAGGCCTACAAGAGAATACTTGTTTTACTTACGGTGTTCCAACAACTCTCTTTGTATTTGCTCTCGATTCATTTTGCTGAAAGAGTCTTGCCATACCGAAATCTGAAATTTTCGGATACATTTCCCGATCGAGTAGTATGTTTCCTGTCTTCAAGTCTCGATGGATTATCTTCACTCTCGAATATTTGTGAAGGTAGAGGATTCCCTGTGCTACCCCCTCGATAATGTTAAAACGTTGTTTCCAATTAAGAAGCAATTTCCTGCTCGGATCTGTCATAGAAGACACAATATAGCATTTAGGGTTAAAAGGACGCATACATCTGACTCCCCAAACCCCGCATAGGTGGGAGCCGCTTGAAGCATTAGGGTAAAATAATGTTGTTCAGTAATATGTCACTaaccaaaaagaaaataatccAAGCTTTTGTTCTGCATATATTCATACACCAAAATCTTTTCTCCTTGCTCAATGCAGCATCCAAGGAGCTTAACAAGATTAGAGTGTTGTAACTTCAGAACAAGCTTAACTTCATTCATGAACTCATTTTTACCCTGCTTTGATGTCCTTGAAAGTCTCTTTATTGCTATTTCTTGATTATCTACTAATATTCCCTGATTTTCAAAGAGAAATTACATATATCATGGTGGAGAAAAAAGCCGAGGGATTCTTTGGCTGCATCCCCTTTATGGGTATAGATTGTCATCTGATCATAGTTCCTATAAGcgagatacactgggtatgatgatgaaaatAATGGTGGAGAAACAACAACCATATATTGAAAAAGCTTTTTGCTACCACAGGCAAAAGTCAAGACCTCGCTACTACCATATGTAATATCCCGATTTAAAAAACATTGAGCATTTAGATTTTAAGTACCTTGTAAACGATGCCATATCCTCCTTGTCCGATTCTATTTGAAGGAGAGAAGTTATTAGTTGCTTGAACCATACTTGCGAAGCTGAAAACGTGCATTCCATGGTTCTTCTTGCCGATGGttagttttctttttctttgatatCTGCTGGAGTGTCCGGCACTGGAACCTAACTCAGTAAGAGACACCTTCTCGTCTATTTGAATCGCTCCTATACAACATGAAGTAAAATGGGTGTGGCGTTAACCAAAAGAATAAAACGCAGCCAAAAGTTAAGTTTATTTGTTAATGATATATCACCTGCTTTTTCGAGGTTGTTCTGAAGGCGATTATGTAACTGTCTAAGATATGCTTTGAGGCTTTGTTGTACACAATAGCCTAGCAGGAAGAAAAACCGTGCTAGTTTAAGTAGTGCCGTCTGCATGTGATATCCTAGCCATGCTATAGATGAGGTCAACAGAAAGATGCCTGTTGCTACCATTAGCCACAACCATACCTTCCTCTTGTTGCTTCTGAAAACAATCAAAGAATTGTCTTAAAAAATTTAACACCCCACTAGAAGATATTGTGAAAAAAGAGTTCTATTCAACTGTACGGTTGGCTGAAGCTGTTGGCTGGTTTGACCAACTCAAAGTATTGACTAATAAGTCAATTGTTTAAGTCAACTGTTACGAAGATGTTGGTAAAAATTAGTTGTTTGTTGATTGATATTTATTTGAGAGAATGTGAGTAATAAAACCAAATGCTCATTAAAAAACTActcacaatattttttttttatttgttttagctTAAAAATCGCCTTATCAATTAGCTTAAAAGCCTCAAATCAAATAGAAGTAAATTTTTTGCTGTTTGAACAGCTAAAAGCCGAAAatcaaaagtcaaccaaaaaactaataaaaaaatccaTTTACCAGACACCCTGTTGTGTACCTCTCTAGTTTGTACGTTTGTCTTTGAATGTAGAACTCTCTGTAACCGTATGTGTATCCATCTTCAACCAACTGTGTTCCATTCATCCAGAGCTCACAACCAGTTCCATTGGGGTGAATAGAAGCGTAAGCAACACACGAGCAAAGGCTCAAGCACTTCATTTCGCAATCCGCCTCGCCTAAAACCCAATTCGTACTAGTATACTTCAAACCTTCAGATAGCGTGTTACCTCTGGTACGGTCAAACCAGATCTTGCTCTTGCATCTAGGCAGCTTCCGCTTCACACACCCTGGAACGCGATCATTGTCGCACTCAAGAATACCTTCTAGATAAGACCTCCTTGATCTTTCGTATCTCGAGCTTTCTGATCTGTCTGATGTATCTCTATGACGATATATATCGCCTTTCCAATCTATCTTATACATTGGGAAATTTGTCAACCACCAGTTCTGTGCAGAAAAAGTGAAGTATTTTTCGTTCTTATTTGAAACATATTTGAACCGATAAAGGTAGTCTTTAAGGTTCGGGAATTTCCCATCGTGCCAAATCCCACTCTTCCATTGAATCATCCCTCGTCTCCACATAATCAACTGTTTTGTACCATTCGGATCTAACCCAAGTACGAAAGCTCCTTCTGCAGGAAACTTATCACTTACCCACGAGCACAACGACAAATTTTGCTTCTTATAgttaaaccctaatttcattCCTGGAAGAAGTATATCTGTTGGGTGATCAAAGCTCTGCCACAAGATTTTCTCCCCTGTCGAGCCATCTGAATTCAGCTCACGTAACACAAGATTTCCTTTATCAGTTAAAATTGCTTCTGTTCGAAAACCTCGATTAGATTTCAACAATATTTGTGTCAAACCATTCTCTGTGATCTTGAAATTTCCATTGCTACTAATTTCAAGTGCTCCTGAAATCGGGGAAATGGGTTTGTTTCGGTTTGCGATCCAGACTGGTCTCTTGACTTCATCGTAAGTGTACCAGATACCGATATAGTAGTTTTGTGCAGTTTCTGGGTTAAAGTACCCGATTGTAGCATCTTCTTGTGGGTTGAAGAAGCCTAATGTAAAAACTTTGCCCGCTGATACTAAAAACTCGCCATTTTTGAGCTGATTGCCTTGGCTCAGAGTATCGGTTTTTGCATAACAAGAGATTACGCAGCAGCACAGACGGAAATACCAGAAGGTGTTCCGTCTGTTCAGTGCCATTACAGGTTTAATCTGCACAAagaatttgagaaaataattatattcaCTGTAATACATTTTCCTGACTTTGTCTAGCAGCCATTTTGGGCTTCTTTAATGTAAATATAGATAAGATTTCTAATCTTAAGACTTGATTTCATTGTTAACTACTACGATTGACTAATCAAAAGTATATCTGCATGTTTTAGTCAAGTTTCTAGACAATTATGTTGAATTTTATTGCTTGTATGTGTTAGTATTTTAAGCTGACTTTCTATTGGCCGCAAATGTTAGAAATTGTGTAAGAAGATTTTGAAAGGCATGGAGGATcggtaaaaatcaattttaatctgtacaatttaattataatttataacaaaaattTAGTTATAACTAGGGGTGAAAGTTCGGTTTgcagtttgatttttttataaaaccaaatcaaaccaaattttttttgatttttgatttttcaattcaatccaAACTAAATTGGGCCGTAATCAAAATTGAAGCAAACCAGATTAATTCGGTGTAGACTTTTACAGATCAATCCAAAGtaaattttcaactaaaaacaaatctaaactgcaaattgaattaaattactaaaattgtaaactaaaaatattaatcatagTTGCAAAAATGGGaatgacaaaataaaattttaattattgaattaagttttattattgttataagatTGCTTCGTCGTTTTTATTAGTATCGCCAACCAATATTTTCTATTTGCATGTCAAGTTGCACAAGATCACTCAACAACTAGTTTAGCTCTGTGTAAAAAGTGAGCTTCTATTTTAATTCGGTTTGTAATTTTGATTTCGGTTTTTAGTTTGCTCAAATCTAATCCAATCCAACATATTTCGGTTTGAAAATTccaatccaaaaccaaacaaatttataaaaagttcAAATCATATTTCTTATTCACTTTGGATTAGTTTGTTTGCAGTTTTTATCAGAATAACTTTCACCTATAGTAAATcagctggtcttggacgagacgacCTTATAATGAGACCATCAATTTGGCCCGACCCAATTCGCGCATGTAACAATCTaagcattttttttcattttctgggcatttttcaattttgattttaaaggtattaattttgaccttaaatgtatcaattttcaaaactaatacctttaaggtcagaactgataaatgcccagaaaattaaaatgatgtTATACGTGCAAATTGGGCCAGCCCAAATCATAAAACTGTCTCATCCAAATTTTTGagatagtaaatattaatttcaattagtaaaaattagaaaataggtTAACTAAACATAAGtaatgtaaaagaaaaaaaatttggcGCCAAAATCTTGTAGTTCTGTGTCTTCGTTAATCTTTTCTCAACATTTTCTCTTTCGGTAATTCTTTTTATCCTGCGATGACGCTTTTCATTCTCGCTTCCTCAATCTTCATCAAATCTAAACGCAAGCCCTAACCCCTTTCCAGAAATTGATCAATTGCTCAGAAGAATCTCAAATCAATGGCATGTTATGACCTTTTGAAACCCTAATCGTCGATTCAACCCCATACAACTCGTAATTCCACCATAGGAAAACAAATGGGATCCTACCAAAAATAGTCTCGATCTTCCGCCAATTGAATTCGAGATTAAACAATCTTCCAATGTTGCCGCCACTGAATTTGGACTCAATCTCTGACAACCATCCGTCTCGAGATTTACAGAAGCAAATTTGCGTATGAGAAATTGAATACAAACTTGGAAAATCTGCATGATGATGAGGGTTTTGATGCGTTTAATGATGTTCCAGTTGAGGAATTCGGTGCTGCGTTATTGGCTGGATATGGATGGAAAAAAGGAATGAAAATTAATAGGAATGCCAAGGAAGATACAAAATTGCACGAATTTAAAGGATGGAATTCGAGAGATGGATTAGCATTTCCTTACGCAAATTGATAAACGCGAAATCGATCATGTGAAGGTGACGTAATTACAAAGAAAGAACTAATAATATCTCATTTCTGActtttctttgtgaatttgttgttgaataaGACTGAATTGTTGGATGACCTTTTGACATTGTTTTTGTATTTGTTGATGTTTTTGATACACAGGCAAACATGAATACatacatttgtttattaaatgatttaataaTCAAGCAAACATGAATGTAATACACAGGCTTTATAGAAGCCTTCTTTTTAAGGCAATATTGCCAGTTATTAAGTTCTTACATAAACTATAGTACACATTATTAACCATATACCATTCCACAGACGTTTGCATGTATTGCTCGATGTTTCGAGTTTAGGGAGTTGCGATGTTCTCGGTAGCTAGAGGAATGCTTTCGGTCCCTTCGAATCCTGGTCTGCTTCCAGCTACCCCTAGGCTTAGCAGCAGTTCCTCCCATTTCCTTGCAGGTTCctgtttgaaaaataaattaattgatgaAATTAGTAGTTTGATGAATGAT
Protein-coding sequences here:
- the LOC130802619 gene encoding serine/arginine-rich splicing factor SR34A isoform X1 → MSSRFSRTIYVGNLPADIKEHEVEDLFYKYGRILDIELKLPPRPPCYCFVEFESSRDAEDAIRGRDGYKFDGCRLRVELAHGGRGSSSVSERRSGGRYGASRRTEYRVIVRGLPSSASWQDLKDHMRKAGDVCFVEVSRDSEGTFGLVDYTNSEDMKYALRKLDDTEFKNPWAKSYIRVKKYDESPTRSRSRSRSPKRIRSRSPERSISRSPSRSRSASPVKSTRPKSRSRSRSRTPSKSRSGSGSP
- the LOC130802619 gene encoding serine/arginine-rich splicing factor SR34A isoform X2, translated to MSSRFSRTIYVGNLPADIKEHEVEDLFYKYGRILDIELKLPPRPPCYCFVEFESSRDAEDAIRGRDGYKFDGCRLRVELAHGGRGSSSVSERRSGGRYGASRRTEYRVIVRGLPSSASWQDLKDHMRKAGDVCFVEVSRDSEGTFGLVDYTNSEDMKYALRKLDDTEFKNPWAKSYIRVKKYDESPTRSRSRSRSPKRIRRSPERSISRSPSRSRSASPVKSTRPKSRSRSRSRTPSKSRSGSGSP
- the LOC130802639 gene encoding G-type lectin S-receptor-like serine/threonine-protein kinase At1g67520; protein product: MYYSEYNYFLKFFVQIKPVMALNRRNTFWYFRLCCCVISCYAKTDTLSQGNQLKNGEFLVSAGKVFTLGFFNPQEDATIGYFNPETAQNYYIGIWYTYDEVKRPVWIANRNKPISPISGALEISSNGNFKITENGLTQILLKSNRGFRTEAILTDKGNLVLRELNSDGSTGEKILWQSFDHPTDILLPGMKLGFNYKKQNLSLCSWVSDKFPAEGAFVLGLDPNGTKQLIMWRRGMIQWKSGIWHDGKFPNLKDYLYRFKYVSNKNEKYFTFSAQNWWLTNFPMYKIDWKGDIYRHRDTSDRSESSRYERSRRSYLEGILECDNDRVPGCVKRKLPRCKSKIWFDRTRGNTLSEGLKYTSTNWVLGEADCEMKCLSLCSCVAYASIHPNGTGCELWMNGTQLVEDGYTYGYREFYIQRQTYKLERSNKRKVWLWLMVATGIFLLTSSIAWLGYHMQTALLKLARFFFLLGYCVQQSLKAYLRQLHNRLQNNLEKAGAIQIDEKVSLTELGSSAGHSSRYQRKRKLTIGKKNHGMHVFSFASMVQATNNFSPSNRIGQGGYGIVYKGILVDNQEIAIKRLSRTSKQGKNEFMNEVKLVLKLQHSNLVKLLGCCIEQGEKILVYEYMQNKSLDYFLFDPSRKLLLNWKQRFNIIEGVAQGILYLHKYSRVKIIHRDLKTGNILLDREMYPKISDFGMARLFQQNESRANTKRVVGTPGYMSPEYALDGYFSVKSDVFSFGVLLLEIISSKKNNESYSSDRTLNLTGYAWELWAEDRASELIDQTAIMGKSDHEEAMKCINVGLLCVQENPDDRPTMSTVINMIAGDTNHLPKPKKPAFFLGMSLPKEQHPHYDVEQGSLNDASISEMEAR